A genomic segment from Legionella quinlivanii encodes:
- the tssE gene encoding type VI secretion system baseplate subunit TssE: MRGERLTERLRRWARKDSKSLDQSEPEILVESIRKHIEQILSTRQGNAPIDENYGLSQSPALVEDYSLARKEELAEHLSHLIKTYEPRVAQVRISNLIINPDKQLITCHIDGTLKKPFEEISVYFTTILTSHGRVIVRL, translated from the coding sequence GTGAGAGGGGAGCGTTTAACCGAGCGATTAAGACGATGGGCCAGAAAGGATTCGAAGTCTCTGGATCAGTCCGAGCCTGAAATATTAGTCGAGTCCATAAGAAAACATATCGAGCAGATTCTGTCGACCCGCCAGGGTAATGCGCCGATTGATGAGAATTATGGCTTATCTCAGTCACCTGCGCTGGTAGAAGATTATTCTCTGGCTCGCAAAGAAGAACTGGCAGAGCATTTAAGTCATCTGATTAAAACCTACGAGCCCAGAGTGGCCCAGGTTAGAATAAGCAATCTAATCATTAATCCTGATAAACAGTTAATCACTTGCCATATTGATGGAACCTTAAAAAAACCTTTTGAAGAAATATCGGTTTATTTCACCACGATTCTGACAAGTCATGGTAGAGTAATAGTGAGACTATAG